One region of Campylobacter concisus genomic DNA includes:
- a CDS encoding TIGR02594 family protein — MPLTPRNDVNFKRNLIDIIKFSYGNDISRPFISNNKLFIGYGFSLKDDIELICTQIYKNNKDKVIKDVKRTIANTTSTTTIEKIDTDELFKKINDAAKEAYAKSGGADALPEFEFSSEDQLNAALEQKLTPLIQEINQKLNNSPLKNLQAVSLTSDTQNSQISREHVALLALLYISKKSNIDPSLASYIKSKNRFKAWFWLAYESFGDEANNKTSLLREKISNQFGLYESDEQNVNFAECIDVFSHLNISKAKYKSKNQNNKEIIQNVTHLEFMKLQENGSNLNASDASKCEALFQPFVTKINSLLSTQSTKTFSLENIYCVNLISSNASNTSRINKLLRQREEEFYKQENILLLCPRKMTTPIRVFQPKKSEFTVVLASQTPFDCSELNPKELNSSRPNYGKVNLCELILTDFKFDSYEDSKNEEIKFKNANSKDTVILYQENKNEEDKINGATFTSIKQNSDDIEYKLEDGVISMKYFEDQTSNNKHLNFSLLNFAKENNFTLRDDKDSAMFDIKLRLAHGNNVVPTSASSSGLTLTINNLIIENEDGKASEDIDKIYLHHCFDKSIYESISLVKNEDSDIKNSYTATFNIPIDKENKGDTKFILYSSDLSKVYSTKDIHAHSDTAVISLGYQDKSSSNFCYSNKVSLRDITDHITNVISDSEYPFKTNEPISLKAIYKQEKGSKRYKEILWGYKVIKSKEYDELSKSNPKDVVVLKDQKGKEITFKISDVIQKNDLDKLKQGGHTIVFFAYLEGDKDKFKFYTRYGKNHIRIDIKIPLYIGFSNDKLVIYEFEHAIKEKAFDAKLNLSDNKDDALIKNDNYLYISKNISSNEINIYEDDKLSKELKSDENTNKSYQIYAKEESSNNQSNADKDNKLGINLLSKENMDKFINSFNESKSLTRVDKGMWVDGDKGVGIIKIKKEELPWIAIAREEVGVKEITGKDHNPKIIEYHSFTSGNFKDDETPWCSSFVNWVMSQVGIKGTNSAGAYSWKNWGKKLDKPAYGSLAVIVNKNGTGHVGFVVAVTKNNNLVILGGNQKDEVRYSIYKNKNFTFVYPENFTPNYSLPTIENGNIDNIKETR, encoded by the coding sequence AGAAATTTAATAGATATTATAAAATTTTCATATGGCAATGACATAAGCAGACCATTTATATCTAACAACAAACTATTCATCGGATATGGCTTTAGTCTAAAAGATGATATAGAACTTATTTGTACTCAAATTTATAAAAACAACAAAGACAAAGTCATAAAAGATGTCAAACGAACTATTGCTAACACCACGAGCACGACTACCATAGAAAAGATAGATACAGATGAACTTTTTAAAAAGATAAATGATGCCGCAAAAGAAGCTTATGCAAAGTCTGGAGGTGCCGATGCTTTGCCTGAGTTTGAATTTAGCTCGGAAGATCAGCTAAATGCCGCCTTGGAACAAAAGCTTACGCCGCTAATCCAAGAGATAAATCAAAAATTAAACAACTCTCCACTTAAAAATTTACAAGCCGTTTCACTTACTTCAGATACACAAAACAGTCAAATTTCAAGAGAGCATGTCGCGCTTTTAGCACTTCTTTATATCAGCAAAAAAAGTAATATTGATCCATCCCTAGCAAGCTACATCAAAAGCAAAAATCGTTTTAAAGCCTGGTTTTGGTTAGCATATGAAAGCTTTGGTGATGAAGCAAATAATAAAACATCTCTTTTACGAGAAAAAATTTCAAATCAGTTTGGACTTTATGAAAGTGATGAACAAAATGTTAATTTTGCCGAGTGTATAGATGTTTTTAGCCATTTAAATATATCCAAAGCAAAATATAAATCAAAAAATCAAAACAATAAAGAGATCATCCAAAACGTCACTCATTTAGAATTTATGAAACTTCAAGAAAATGGATCAAATTTAAATGCATCAGATGCATCAAAATGTGAGGCTTTATTTCAGCCATTTGTTACAAAGATAAATTCTTTATTAAGCACTCAAAGTACAAAGACCTTTAGCCTTGAAAACATATACTGCGTAAATTTAATCAGCTCAAATGCTTCAAACACTTCAAGAATAAATAAGCTCTTAAGACAAAGAGAGGAGGAATTTTACAAACAAGAAAATATACTCTTACTATGTCCAAGGAAGATGACAACTCCTATTAGAGTCTTTCAACCTAAAAAGAGCGAATTTACCGTCGTGCTAGCTAGTCAGACTCCATTTGATTGTAGTGAGCTAAACCCAAAAGAGCTAAATTCTAGTAGGCCAAACTATGGCAAGGTAAATTTATGCGAGCTAATACTTACTGACTTTAAATTTGACTCTTACGAAGATAGTAAAAATGAAGAGATAAAATTTAAAAATGCAAATAGCAAAGATACAGTAATACTCTATCAAGAAAACAAAAATGAAGAAGATAAGATAAATGGTGCTACCTTTACTAGTATAAAGCAAAATAGCGATGATATAGAGTATAAACTAGAAGATGGCGTTATAAGTATGAAGTACTTTGAAGACCAAACGTCTAACAACAAACACCTAAATTTTTCTTTATTAAATTTCGCTAAAGAGAATAACTTTACCCTAAGAGATGATAAAGACTCAGCTATGTTTGATATAAAGCTTCGTCTAGCTCATGGCAATAATGTAGTACCTACATCAGCATCAAGTTCAGGTCTTACTCTTACAATAAACAATCTCATCATTGAAAACGAAGATGGTAAGGCAAGTGAAGATATAGATAAGATATATCTTCATCACTGCTTTGATAAAAGTATATATGAGAGTATATCTTTAGTAAAAAATGAAGACTCAGATATCAAGAACTCATATACAGCTACATTTAATATCCCAATAGATAAAGAGAATAAAGGAGATACTAAATTTATACTTTATTCAAGTGATCTAAGTAAAGTTTATAGCACTAAAGATATTCATGCTCACTCTGATACAGCTGTAATATCTTTAGGATATCAAGATAAGAGTAGCTCTAACTTTTGCTATAGCAATAAGGTTTCGTTAAGAGATATAACAGATCATATAACAAATGTAATCTCTGATAGTGAGTATCCATTTAAGACAAATGAGCCAATAAGCTTAAAGGCTATATATAAACAAGAAAAAGGTAGTAAGAGATATAAAGAGATACTTTGGGGATATAAGGTTATAAAAAGTAAAGAGTATGATGAACTATCCAAATCAAATCCAAAAGATGTAGTAGTCTTAAAAGATCAAAAAGGTAAAGAGATAACATTTAAAATTTCAGATGTTATACAAAAAAATGATCTAGACAAGCTAAAACAAGGTGGTCATACTATAGTATTTTTTGCATATCTTGAAGGTGATAAGGATAAATTTAAGTTTTATACAAGATATGGCAAAAATCATATAAGAATAGATATAAAGATACCTTTATATATTGGATTTAGTAATGATAAGCTAGTTATATATGAGTTTGAGCATGCTATAAAAGAGAAGGCATTTGATGCTAAATTAAATCTTAGTGATAATAAAGACGATGCTTTAATAAAAAATGATAATTACTTATATATAAGTAAAAATATCTCTTCAAATGAGATAAATATCTATGAAGACGACAAGCTAAGCAAAGAGCTAAAAAGTGATGAGAATACAAATAAGAGCTATCAAATTTATGCAAAAGAAGAGAGCTCTAATAATCAGTCTAATGCAGATAAAGATAATAAGCTTGGTATAAATTTATTAAGCAAAGAGAATATGGATAAATTTATTAACTCTTTTAATGAATCAAAGAGTTTAACTAGAGTAGATAAAGGTATGTGGGTGGATGGGGATAAGGGGGTTGGGATAATAAAGATAAAAAAAGAAGAGCTGCCTTGGATAGCTATCGCAAGAGAAGAAGTAGGAGTAAAAGAAATAACAGGCAAAGACCACAACCCTAAAATCATAGAATACCACTCGTTTACTTCAGGAAATTTCAAAGACGATGAAACACCTTGGTGCTCCAGTTTTGTAAACTGGGTAATGTCCCAGGTTGGTATAAAAGGAACCAATAGTGCTGGTGCATACTCCTGGAAAAATTGGGGGAAAAAATTGGACAAGCCCGCATATGGTAGTTTAGCAGTTATTGTTAATAAAAATGGAACAGGACATGTTGGGTTTGTTGTTGCTGTAACAAAAAATAATAATCTTGTAATATTAGGAGGTAACCAAAAAGATGAGGTAAGATATTCTATATATAAAAACAAAAATTTTACATTTGTATATCCGGAAAATTTTACACCCAATTACAGTCTACCTACTATAGAAAATGGCAATATTGACAACATAAAGGAAACTAGATGA
- a CDS encoding 3'-5' exonuclease, whose translation MAKSYICVFDCETIPDANLIRKIYGIDGSDEDVSVQAMVLQKEASGSEFLPVMFHRVVAISAVMADEYGKFLKVSTMEGKDEREIIAKFLKFINDYNPRLVSFNGRGFDLPMLMVRAMRYNLNAAAYYESENKELNKNKWENYRARYSPKFHLDLLDFISDFGSVRGLKLDTLCASLNLPGKYDVHGDQVLELYYAGELDKINEYCESDVLNTYWLFLKFELLQANILQDDYINHLNVMSEFLAKNCAHREYTEVFCTAISDELARLNGKLDYEIKVQKESEDYEEFNDFSDLDGTKDTPEQLKERLARQGLDGLLKRASEVASAAKKDKSFAEEKLPEINLDEE comes from the coding sequence ATGGCGAAAAGTTACATCTGTGTCTTTGACTGCGAGACGATACCTGATGCAAATTTGATAAGAAAAATTTATGGCATTGATGGGAGCGATGAAGATGTGAGCGTGCAAGCGATGGTGTTGCAAAAAGAGGCTAGTGGGAGTGAGTTTTTGCCTGTGATGTTTCATAGAGTCGTGGCGATCTCTGCTGTAATGGCTGATGAGTACGGCAAATTTTTAAAAGTTAGCACGATGGAGGGCAAGGATGAGCGCGAGATCATCGCTAAATTTTTAAAATTTATAAATGATTATAACCCAAGGCTTGTTAGCTTTAATGGAAGGGGTTTTGACCTGCCGATGTTAATGGTGCGTGCGATGCGCTACAATCTAAATGCGGCGGCATATTACGAGAGCGAAAATAAAGAGCTAAATAAAAACAAATGGGAAAACTATAGGGCAAGGTATTCGCCTAAATTTCACCTTGACCTGCTTGATTTTATAAGCGATTTTGGAAGTGTGAGAGGACTAAAGCTTGATACTCTTTGCGCCAGCTTAAATTTACCTGGAAAATACGACGTGCACGGCGATCAGGTGCTTGAGCTTTATTACGCAGGCGAGCTTGATAAGATCAACGAATACTGCGAAAGTGACGTACTAAACACCTACTGGCTCTTTTTAAAATTTGAGCTTTTACAGGCAAATATCTTGCAAGATGACTATATAAATCACCTAAACGTGATGAGTGAATTTCTAGCCAAAAACTGCGCTCACAGAGAATACACTGAGGTCTTTTGCACTGCGATAAGCGACGAGCTAGCTAGACTTAATGGCAAGCTTGATTACGAGATCAAGGTTCAAAAAGAGAGTGAGGATTACGAGGAATTTAATGATTTTAGTGATCTTGACGGCACAAAAGATACACCAGAGCAGCTAAAGGAGCGTTTGGCAAGACAAGGGCTTGATGGGCTTTTAAAAAGAGCTAGCGAGGTTGCGTCAGCTGCCAAAAAAGATAAGAGTTTTGCCGAAGAGAAACTACCTGAAATAAATTTGGACGAAGAGTAA
- the waaC gene encoding lipopolysaccharide heptosyltransferase I: MQNKNQLKIAIVKLSALGDIVHAAVVLQFIKKHYPNAHITWLVDTRFASLLKDHPLIDELVVLPLKQSFKQSYKILKTLGKFDKVIDLQGLFKSAVVAKIIGKQTYGFSRESVKEKIAARLYRHKFKIDYNENIIIRNLALVAFALNFSFEASEILEKVPCFEASEIYKNESSKKRVLIAAFASEESKIYNKFKDVIRLFDGCEIYLCYGSESEKARAEAIISGTSAKLLEKLSIKEMISFIASCDLVIGNDSGLTHLAWAINRPSITLFGNRPSHRNAYITDKNLVIDMGKQIDARSIDKNDFCIREIFPETIANFAKRLLNG; the protein is encoded by the coding sequence ATGCAAAACAAAAATCAACTAAAAATAGCCATCGTCAAACTCTCCGCTCTTGGGGATATCGTGCACGCAGCTGTTGTACTTCAGTTTATCAAAAAGCACTATCCAAATGCCCATATCACGTGGTTAGTTGATACTCGTTTTGCAAGCCTTTTAAAAGATCATCCACTTATCGACGAGCTAGTCGTTTTACCGCTTAAACAAAGCTTTAAACAAAGCTACAAGATACTAAAAACCCTTGGTAAATTTGACAAAGTGATCGATCTGCAAGGACTTTTTAAATCAGCCGTTGTCGCAAAAATAATAGGCAAGCAAACTTATGGCTTTAGCAGAGAAAGTGTCAAAGAAAAGATCGCAGCTAGGCTTTATAGACATAAATTTAAAATTGATTACAACGAAAATATAATCATTAGAAATTTGGCACTTGTGGCTTTTGCTCTAAATTTTAGCTTTGAAGCAAGTGAAATTTTAGAAAAAGTACCTTGCTTTGAAGCAAGTGAAATTTATAAAAATGAAAGTAGCAAAAAACGCGTTTTAATCGCCGCATTTGCAAGCGAAGAGAGCAAAATTTATAACAAATTTAAAGATGTGATCAGACTATTTGATGGATGCGAAATTTACCTTTGTTACGGAAGTGAGAGCGAAAAAGCAAGGGCTGAGGCGATCATCTCAGGCACCTCAGCAAAGCTACTTGAAAAACTAAGCATAAAAGAGATGATAAGCTTCATTGCAAGCTGTGATTTAGTAATTGGCAACGATAGTGGTCTAACGCACCTTGCTTGGGCGATAAATAGGCCTTCTATCACGCTTTTTGGCAACCGTCCAAGCCACAGAAATGCTTACATCACGGATAAAAATTTAGTTATAGATATGGGCAAGCAAATAGACGCGAGAAGTATCGATAAAAACGACTTTTGCATAAGAGAAATTTTTCCAGAAACGATTGCAAATTTTGCAAAAAGGCTACTAAATGGATAG
- a CDS encoding lipid A biosynthesis lauroyl acyltransferase — protein sequence MDRLYLAGFYTLKFFIFLLPSSLRDLLAKFLAFSYMKLNKKRFHVVMTNLNLAFGESKTKEEKLEIAKKCYYNFAKYLGINFILNQNTTKQKILDQVVFKNEHFLLDAIKSGRSIIVTTAHFGQWEIFGLAVAAHFGPSSVLGRRLDSSVMDKILRANRSQFDVELIDKDGGAKDILKALKARRIVGILVDQNTAPKDGIKVQFFGKDVLHTPAASVLAQKTNALIINAFIYQKDENLNEICFEQPIDISTFDKEDAVQKATQMQCSACEEMVRARPEEYFWFHQRFKRFYENEYKC from the coding sequence ATGGATAGGCTCTATCTGGCTGGCTTTTATACTTTAAAGTTTTTTATATTTTTACTACCTAGCTCACTTAGAGATTTGCTCGCTAAATTTTTAGCTTTTTCGTATATGAAGCTTAATAAAAAGCGATTCCACGTCGTTATGACAAATTTAAATCTTGCGTTTGGCGAGTCAAAAACCAAAGAAGAGAAACTTGAGATCGCCAAAAAATGCTACTACAACTTTGCAAAATACCTTGGTATAAATTTCATCCTAAATCAAAACACGACAAAGCAAAAGATACTTGATCAAGTTGTTTTTAAAAATGAGCACTTTTTGCTTGACGCAATAAAGTCTGGCAGGTCTATCATAGTTACAACTGCGCATTTTGGGCAGTGGGAGATATTTGGCTTAGCTGTCGCAGCTCATTTTGGGCCATCTTCAGTGCTTGGCAGAAGGCTTGATAGTAGCGTCATGGATAAAATTTTAAGAGCAAACAGATCGCAGTTTGACGTGGAGCTCATCGACAAAGATGGCGGTGCAAAAGATATTTTAAAAGCGCTAAAAGCTAGACGAATAGTAGGGATTTTAGTCGATCAAAATACCGCACCAAAAGATGGCATAAAGGTACAGTTTTTTGGCAAAGATGTGCTTCACACACCAGCTGCAAGCGTGCTAGCGCAAAAGACAAATGCCCTTATCATAAACGCATTTATCTACCAAAAAGATGAAAATTTAAACGAAATTTGCTTTGAGCAGCCTATCGACATAAGTACGTTTGACAAAGAAGATGCCGTGCAAAAAGCGACGCAGATGCAGTGCAGTGCGTGCGAGGAGATGGTTAGAGCAAGGCCTGAGGAGTACTTTTGGTTTCACCAAAGGTTTAAGAGATTTTACGAAAATGAGTATAAATGCTAA
- a CDS encoding glycosyltransferase family 2 protein — protein MLSVVILTFNSQKYLQEVLESTNFADEVIVVDSGSKDSTRQICDGFSNVRFHEQAWLGFGAQKQKGVDLAKNEWVFVLDSDEVITNELKNEIIDTLKEPKFMAYNVARLNFFFGKAIKNMGLYPDYTVRLFNKNFAKFDGRAVHEKVILNDNSQKLGVLKNHFLHYAYESIEQFIAKQNRYSSMGAKRNLFKALTSPAWTFFKLYVLKGGFKEGFAGYVIARLYAQYTFWKYIK, from the coding sequence ATGCTAAGCGTTGTCATTCTGACTTTTAACAGCCAAAAATATCTACAAGAAGTGTTAGAAAGTACAAATTTTGCTGATGAGGTCATCGTGGTTGATAGCGGCTCAAAAGATAGCACAAGGCAAATTTGTGATGGCTTTAGCAACGTGAGATTTCACGAGCAAGCTTGGCTAGGATTTGGCGCGCAAAAGCAAAAGGGCGTTGATCTAGCCAAAAATGAGTGGGTCTTTGTGCTTGATAGTGACGAGGTGATCACAAATGAACTTAAAAACGAGATCATAGATACACTAAAAGAGCCAAAATTTATGGCTTACAACGTAGCTAGGCTAAATTTTTTCTTTGGCAAAGCAATCAAAAATATGGGGCTCTATCCAGACTACACAGTGAGGCTTTTTAACAAAAATTTTGCCAAATTTGATGGCAGAGCCGTGCATGAAAAGGTCATTTTAAATGACAACTCGCAAAAGCTTGGAGTACTTAAAAATCACTTCTTGCACTATGCATATGAGAGTATCGAGCAGTTTATCGCTAAGCAAAATCGCTACTCAAGCATGGGGGCAAAAAGGAATTTATTTAAAGCTCTAACAAGCCCAGCTTGGACATTTTTTAAGCTTTATGTGCTAAAAGGTGGCTTTAAAGAGGGCTTTGCTGGCTATGTTATAGCCAGACTTTATGCTCAGTACACATTTTGGAAATATATAAAATGA
- the rfaQ gene encoding putative lipopolysaccharide heptosyltransferase III, giving the protein MKILVIKFRNIGDVLLTTPLIENLHYYYPDATIDFALNKGTEAMIEGNPYINKIHIYDRQSANSGFFKRLITEIKFIKAIKKEKYDMAVQTTTGDRGIIISKYAKIKKIVGFLGKNQSINKLLNVKAKYYENFSHTIDHNLNALRALGFEPVSKKVSVFSDESVKRLNLPKRFVHMHFTSRWMFKCANDESMAELIDYCENELGVKVVLTSDNKENELEKLASVLKICKSEPINLGGKLNLKQTIALSKHSSLFIGVDTAIMHIAAANDVPVIAFFGPSNAFEWGPWDNSLMENGYTAQNGIQSMGKHTVYQKDWDFVPCDKEGIAKHGIEKTLMDFSDEMPKIKAKIKEILG; this is encoded by the coding sequence ATGAAAATACTTGTGATTAAATTTAGAAACATCGGTGACGTGCTTTTGACTACGCCTCTTATTGAAAATTTGCACTATTATTACCCAGATGCAACCATCGACTTTGCCCTAAACAAAGGCACAGAAGCGATGATAGAAGGAAATCCTTACATAAACAAAATCCATATTTACGATAGACAAAGTGCAAATTCTGGCTTTTTTAAAAGACTGATTACCGAGATAAAATTTATAAAAGCGATCAAAAAAGAGAAGTATGACATGGCGGTGCAAACAACCACGGGGGATCGCGGTATAATCATCTCAAAATACGCAAAGATCAAAAAAATAGTAGGCTTTCTTGGCAAAAATCAATCAATAAATAAACTTCTAAACGTCAAAGCAAAATACTATGAAAATTTTTCACATACGATCGATCATAATCTAAACGCTTTAAGGGCTTTGGGATTTGAACCGGTTAGCAAAAAGGTGAGTGTATTTTCGGACGAGAGTGTGAAGCGTCTAAATTTACCAAAACGCTTTGTACATATGCATTTTACAAGCCGCTGGATGTTTAAATGCGCAAATGATGAGAGCATGGCAGAGCTCATCGACTACTGCGAAAATGAGCTTGGCGTAAAGGTCGTGCTAACAAGCGACAATAAAGAAAATGAGCTAGAAAAGCTAGCAAGCGTGCTAAAAATTTGCAAGAGTGAGCCTATAAATTTAGGCGGTAAGCTAAATTTGAAACAAACGATCGCCCTATCAAAGCATTCAAGCCTTTTTATCGGAGTGGATACAGCTATAATGCACATCGCTGCGGCAAATGACGTGCCTGTGATCGCTTTTTTTGGTCCAAGCAATGCTTTTGAGTGGGGGCCTTGGGATAACTCACTCATGGAAAATGGCTATACAGCCCAAAATGGTATACAAAGCATGGGCAAACACACTGTTTATCAAAAAGACTGGGACTTTGTACCTTGCGATAAAGAAGGTATAGCAAAGCATGGCATAGAAAAGACCTTGATGGATTTTAGCGACGAAATGCCAAAAATAAAAGCCAAAATAAAAGAAATTTTAGGATAG
- a CDS encoding glycosyltransferase family 4 protein — MNILHTQTLFNWGGEQNKTLNEMRFMREMGHNVILFCNPNSQIESIAKEEGFSVIAQEMNKKNFHKSVPALCEAISSNKIDIVITHGSTDSWVGAIAGLFYRSKGVKFYKERHNLFPIKGLVSKFMHKKLFDKILYISDSVKEYLLSIGVSKDRLVFMPSTVDVEAIDATKSTFRDEFNISQDELVIGTFTSLYRKKGVFDFASAAKEILKEKDATIVFAGNISESTKNEIASIFSKKDKTIFTGFRKDAANVIKSFDIYVFASHSEGLGTVLLEAMSSKVPIVVYDNTPMNVLVKDKERGLCARNLDEISLKECILELINEPEKAKIYSQNAFKFVDENFSHKTLKEAIKNLLEQK; from the coding sequence ATGAATATTCTTCACACGCAGACACTTTTTAACTGGGGTGGTGAGCAAAACAAGACACTAAATGAGATGCGTTTTATGCGCGAGATGGGTCACAATGTCATACTTTTTTGCAACCCAAACTCTCAGATAGAAAGCATTGCAAAAGAAGAAGGCTTTAGTGTTATAGCACAAGAAATGAATAAGAAAAATTTTCATAAAAGCGTACCAGCACTTTGCGAAGCAATAAGCTCGAACAAGATAGATATCGTAATCACGCATGGCTCGACTGATAGCTGGGTTGGGGCAATTGCTGGACTATTTTACAGAAGCAAAGGCGTTAAATTTTACAAGGAAAGGCATAATCTTTTTCCTATAAAGGGGCTTGTTTCTAAATTTATGCATAAAAAGCTTTTTGATAAAATTTTATACATCTCAGATAGTGTCAAAGAGTACCTGCTAAGCATCGGCGTTAGCAAAGATAGGCTAGTTTTTATGCCAAGCACAGTCGATGTGGAGGCGATAGATGCTACAAAAAGCACTTTTAGAGATGAGTTTAATATATCTCAAGATGAGCTAGTTATCGGTACATTTACTTCGCTTTACCGCAAGAAAGGTGTCTTTGACTTTGCAAGTGCAGCAAAAGAAATTTTAAAAGAGAAGGACGCCACAATAGTTTTTGCAGGAAATATCAGCGAAAGCACAAAAAACGAGATTGCCTCGATTTTTAGTAAAAAAGATAAGACTATATTTACTGGTTTTAGAAAAGACGCGGCAAATGTTATAAAAAGCTTTGATATATACGTATTTGCCTCGCACTCCGAGGGGCTTGGTACGGTATTGCTTGAGGCGATGAGCTCAAAAGTACCTATCGTGGTCTATGACAACACGCCGATGAACGTGCTAGTTAAAGATAAAGAGCGTGGGCTTTGTGCTAGAAATTTAGATGAAATTTCGCTAAAAGAGTGCATTTTGGAGCTGATAAATGAGCCTGAAAAAGCCAAAATTTACTCACAAAATGCCTTTAAATTTGTGGATGAAAACTTTAGCCATAAGACGCTAAAAGAGGCTATTAAAAATTTACTGGAGCAAAAATGA
- a CDS encoding polysaccharide deacetylase family protein, producing the protein MNYPVCVLTMHHCNNNENDFAIKPELFKKALLMALNEGYKFINYAQFKDITSGRVKASRKSILLTFDDGYFDNYKFAFPILKELKIPAVCFLITDKIKDFKRQDYGFAFKKHKEIDYDKDAEYFLNLDEIRQMQESGLFEFDSHTASHFSCKSNDEVKLREEFSSSLAKIKELFPEKQEFGFCFPKGHFNELSLKVVRDYYDFAFSVIDGGFCVGDDKFKIRRIDISNNAKSESDYIFRVKKKLFIYSTPVLGNLYSNFRNRGYK; encoded by the coding sequence ATGAACTACCCAGTTTGCGTGCTAACGATGCATCACTGCAATAACAATGAAAACGACTTTGCCATTAAACCAGAGCTATTTAAAAAAGCACTTCTTATGGCGTTAAATGAGGGCTATAAATTTATAAACTATGCTCAGTTTAAAGATATAACTAGTGGGCGAGTAAAAGCCTCAAGAAAGAGCATTTTGCTAACTTTTGATGATGGATATTTTGATAATTATAAATTTGCATTTCCTATCCTAAAAGAGCTAAAAATTCCAGCTGTGTGCTTTTTGATAACAGATAAGATCAAGGATTTTAAAAGGCAAGACTACGGCTTTGCATTTAAAAAACATAAAGAGATCGATTATGATAAAGACGCGGAGTATTTTTTAAATTTAGACGAGATCAGGCAGATGCAAGAGAGCGGACTTTTTGAGTTTGATAGCCATACAGCCAGCCACTTTTCTTGCAAAAGCAACGATGAAGTAAAATTAAGAGAGGAATTTTCTAGCTCGCTGGCTAAGATAAAAGAGCTATTTCCTGAAAAACAAGAATTTGGCTTTTGCTTTCCAAAAGGGCACTTTAACGAGCTTTCACTAAAAGTCGTGAGAGATTATTATGACTTTGCTTTTAGCGTGATAGATGGCGGATTTTGCGTAGGAGATGATAAATTTAAGATAAGACGTATCGATATATCAAACAATGCAAAGAGCGAGAGTGATTACATTTTTAGAGTTAAAAAGAAGCTTTTTATCTATTCTACGCCGGTGCTAGGAAATTTATATTCAAATTTTAGAAATAGAGGCTATAAATAA
- a CDS encoding glycosyltransferase family 25 protein: MNNPVYVISLKRDEERRQNLQRQFNRYDEFKIIDAVDAKNFSVNEYYSAMIDCLLKSCDEDYKFKIPPLIATPGELACTMSHIKAYEDFLQGDAEFTLILEDDVIGNDELINEAFLLCKDINSDSILICGVQDGLNSRFRAFGKKIKENLYLISPYSYASIYRTAAYILTRKSAKALLDFYKDGLYGADKWEAILKNTDLKMYFSNIFSHPEELGNSSLENQRKQKEKINSLFKKSNKNFSYKISRFYEKHIAKNERIFTK; the protein is encoded by the coding sequence ATGAACAATCCCGTCTATGTAATATCATTAAAAAGAGATGAAGAGCGAAGGCAAAATTTACAAAGACAATTTAACAGATATGATGAATTTAAAATAATAGATGCGGTTGATGCTAAAAATTTTAGTGTCAATGAGTATTACAGCGCCATGATAGATTGCTTGTTAAAATCTTGTGATGAAGATTATAAATTTAAAATACCGCCATTAATTGCGACTCCAGGTGAGCTAGCTTGCACAATGTCACATATAAAAGCCTATGAGGATTTTTTACAAGGCGACGCGGAATTTACTTTAATATTAGAGGATGATGTTATTGGAAATGACGAGTTAATAAATGAGGCCTTTTTGCTATGCAAAGATATAAATAGTGATAGCATTTTAATATGTGGTGTGCAAGATGGTTTAAATAGTAGATTTCGTGCTTTTGGCAAAAAAATAAAAGAAAATTTATATCTTATCTCACCATACTCATACGCTAGTATATATAGAACTGCTGCTTACATTCTAACAAGAAAGAGTGCAAAAGCTCTGCTTGATTTTTACAAAGATGGTCTTTACGGAGCCGATAAATGGGAAGCGATCCTAAAAAACACTGATCTAAAAATGTATTTTAGCAACATCTTTTCTCATCCAGAGGAACTAGGCAACTCTAGCTTGGAAAACCAAAGAAAGCAAAAAGAGAAGATAAATTCTCTTTTTAAAAAATCTAATAAAAATTTCTCATACAAAATTTCAAGATTTTATGAAAAACATATTGCTAAAAATGAGAGAATTTTTACAAAGTAA